Part of the Sceloporus undulatus isolate JIND9_A2432 ecotype Alabama unplaced genomic scaffold, SceUnd_v1.1 scaffold_4961, whole genome shotgun sequence genome is shown below.
tgtgtgtgtatatatatatatatatatatatatatatatattctttctcaTATTATCTATTGGAGCCAACTGAAGAGCAgcgaagaacaacaacaaataatataatatataaatataaatgaataaatataatatataatacatgcatatatgaatataaacaaacaaattcttaagtcatgctcaaaagggaggacgttTTGAGGGTCCAAAACCACGCTGCAGGAATgctccagtctgagaccgctttaaccgccctggctctagtgccagggaatcctgggaactgcagtttctgTGAGAGACTTAGCcttcttgggtccaaaacacactgctgcagATGAAACAACAGTTCAGCCTGAGGCTGCTTTGGCtccagtgccagggaatcctgggaagtgtagtttctggTGGCCCAGAGCTCTGCCTGATGTCTctcaaacactacagttcccagagctcCTAATCATGGCGCCAGGGCAGTCGGAGCGGCCTCGAAGTGGGTTGTTGTTATTCCTGCCGCGCGGGGTCCTGAGAGCGGCACCTGGGCGGAAGGGCTCCAGGAGGACGTCGGCCCTTCGGCAGAGGCGCCTGAGGGCCTGGGCGCCCTGGCGGCGCTTGAGGTCGAGGGCCAGCGAGCGCTTCCCGCGGCCCTGGACGTCTGCGCCGGAGAAGGCCGCCCGGGGAGCCCGGTCCACGCGCACCACCTCCGCCCCGAAGTCGGCCAGCACCAGGCCGCAGAGAGGGGCCGGCGCCAGCCCCGCCAGCTCCAGCACTCGCACGCCCCCCAGCAGCCCCGACATCgcccgaggaaggagagggaggcccagggagggaggaaggaaaggcccagcGCCAGCGCCagcgccgcctcctccgcctcgcCTCAGGCCGAAGTCCATAGTTCCGCCACAACAGGCCCCTGGCTGCACTCTTCTTCTTGGTGGTTGTTGCGGGGAGGCTTCAAGGCCtttctgatacacacacacacacacactatagatatatacacatgtatacatTCACagtgggtgtgtgtatatgtatattgtatatctATTCCATCGTATACTGTGACTGTATCCCTGTGTAGGTGGTATACACTCAGGGgacggagctactgccaaaaggTCTCACTCTCAAGTTTGCCCAGTTATtattctagaccaggggtaggcaacctttttgagccgggggccgggttgctgtccctcatcagacaactgggggccgaagccaaaaaataaataattaaatgatttttcaaaaaaattaaatatataaataaaccaggacaaatgtaggacaaaattttccaatggaagacacattttttaaaaaatggaggacatatgaaaaaatttgctgattttttaaaaaatgttaatataaatgcatgtttctgaggtttctatagacaattgccccccaaaggccccggcggcaatcggtggcaggactgggctggggccggtcccaaggcctcgctgggccacatccggcccacaggccgcaggttgcctacccctgttctagagctTTCCCAG
Proteins encoded:
- the LOC121918135 gene encoding alpha-methylacyl-CoA racemase-like; this translates as MSGLLGGVRVLELAGLAPAPLCGLVLADFGAEVVRVDRAPRAAFSGADVQGRGKRSLALDLKRRQGAQALRRLCRRADVLLEPFRPGAALRTPRGRNNNNPLRGRSDCPGAMIRSSGNCSV